The genomic segment TGCAGTGGCTACGGGCGTTTCAATTTCCAGGGGTTTTGGTCCTCCCATGGTTTTCACCCAAACCTCTCCGTTCGCCAGACGTAAGATTCTGGTAAATCCCTTGCCGTCTTCCCAGCGGGAGAGAATAAGAAGATCGGTGTCTTCGTTAAGGGCCACTTGGATGCCATTAGTGAATTCCATTAATGCCTGGCTTCCTGAGCCGGTTTTGACTCTGTCTCCTTCGTATAACGCGAGAGACCCTTTGCCCTCAAGTCGTTCCTGAATACCATCGGTTCGAAATACCGTGAAATCTCCAACAGCATTTACGGCATTCCCTACCAGTTCCTCGGCTGCCTGAACTGCAGAGAGGGAAAGAAATCCCAGACAGACCACCATCCCACACATTCCGGAAATGAGGTGGCGGGTCAGACGTGGTCGTGCGTTGAGTAAAATGGATGCATTGGTATCGTTCATGTGAGCCTCCTATTCGGCATTTGAAAAATCATCAATTGAATGATCAGGCAGGAATGATCCCTACCCCCATGATGTGGTTCACCGGGATGCGACGACCCGAATGGGTTTTCTTCCGACTGGAAGGGTTGCGAGGACCTGGCTTGTTCCGGTATCGACGACCATCACATTGTTTGATTGTGTGTGACCGACATAGATTTTGGTGCCGACGGCATTGGCCCAGATTCCGTTTGGGCCATCTCCCACATCAATTTGTTCGCGAATGGCAAGGGTTGGGGAGGTGGCATCAACCACGACCACCTTATTAATGCCGGTGACCGTGACATAGGCATTGGGGCCGGCAGTTCCCTTTAAGGCAAACGCGATTTGTTGCGGAGCCGGGCCGACCTCAATCGTTTTGGCGATTTCATTGGTTGTCGTGTCGATGACATAAATGTCATTACTGCCGGTATTGGTTCCCCATATATTGCCATCGGGCCCCAGCGTGAGAAAATGGGGATTGGGTCCGACCGGGATTTGCTTGATCACCTGGTGTGCGGATGTGTCGATAATATTAACCATTTTGTCCTGTGTACTGACATACGCAAATTTTCCGTCACGGGAAAAAGCAATGCCCATCGGGCCTTTTCCGACTGGAATTGTCCCGAGAATGCGAAAGATCGTGGTATCAATGATCGAAATAGTGTTGTCAGAAATATTGGCCACCCATGCATGTTTATTGTTGTTGGTAAGAGCCACGACATGGGCGCGAGTGCCGGTATAAATCGAGGCAATTGTTGTACGGGATTCGGTATCAATAACCGAGACCCGTCCATTAGCCAGATTCGTCACCCAGAGTTGTTTCCCGTCACGGCTGAGAGCCAGATCGTGCGCCCCATAATTCAGCGTTTCGATATCACCGATAACTTGATATGTGTCTCCATCAAGGACTGTAACGGTATTGGAGCTTTCATTTGCCGTATAAACCCGGGTATTCAATCCTTCAGGTTTGGGGGGTGCAAACACGGAACAACCCGTCAGGAGAGCGATCAGGAAAAGCACCAGACCGGCTGAGGGGTGAATTGTCGAACGCGAACATGGCATCATGAGCGGGTCCTCCTACATTAGGGTGTGAAAATACGCTTTTCTTTTAAAATTGGATTCGTCCGAGAATTAACTGTCCTTCCACCTCACCCTTTTTGACGGGGTGTTGATTTTGGCCTGTGGCCTGGGGGACGTGGGTGGAAAGATAGGAATACGCTTCATCAACCGTCACGATGCTATCTCCATCCACATCGGCTTTTCCATTCAGCCCTTCGAGTAAATAGTAGGTAAAGACGCCATGGCCCAGTTCATCGCGTTCTTCACTGACTTCTCCGGCTCTGCTGGCTGTCAGCACCACCCGGCCTTTTCCTTTGGACAATCGGGTTAAAAAACCATCTGAAAGTGTTGCCCTGCGGGCGGCAGTGGAAAAAGTCCGCCCGGCAGTGGCGCCACTATAACAAGAATCTGTAATGAAAATGACCCGTTCGGCGGACAATCGATGGAAAATTGTTTCGACTTCCCGCATCGGCAGGCCGGTGGTATACAAATCCTGCGGGTCAGCATCATAGGGAATCAGGTACTTTTCCAGGCCATCCCCGTCCGGGCTGGAAGCATCAGGTTCAGGTGCTCCATGCCCGGCATAATAGATAATAACGGTGTCCTTCGGGCCGGCTTTTCGTTTTAATTCCGTTCCTAACGATCGTTTCAGATTGAACAGTGTGGCTTCCTCATTGATTAAGAATGTCAGATGATCGGGCAAGACTCCTACATTCTTGGTGAGATAATCCCGAAATGCTGATGCGTCTTTGTCGGCGTACTTTAACGATCTGACGGTCTTGTATTGTGAAATGCCGATAACGACAGCCCAGATTTGTCCCCTGTTTATTTCCCGGGTCACCCGAAGGGTTCGACTGGATTCCAATTGGTCCCCGTCATAGGCTATGACGGTGATAATATTTTCTCCCTCCCGAAGTTGAATGGTTTCAGAAAATTCCTGTGTCGATTGCGGCGTGTCTGTGGAGGAAACGACGGCCACCCCGCGGCCCTGACGCCTGGCCAACAGTTCGTTATTCACGCGGACTTCTATTCGGGCAATGCCCCGGTCGCTGGCCGCTGCTCCCACCAGGTGTACCCGGTCGACTGTCAGAATCTGTTGATCATACGGGGTCGCTACGGCAATGGCCGGAGGTGTTTTGGGGGAAACCTGGGGCTGATTCATGTTGTTTAATTTGGCTTCTAACTGGGCCATTTCCTGTTTGAATTTTCGCAAGGCTTTCTCCGCCTGTTCCCGCTGTGCCTGTTCCTGCTGGAGATGTTCGCGCATGGTAGAGAGCTCGGAAGATTTTAAATTGGCTGAATCTTCGAGTTGGGCCCGGAGCTGCTGCGCTTCCCGCTCACGATGTTGTAACGCCAGTTCGATCTGTTCCCGTTCGGTCCGCTCCCGTTCCAATTTTTCCTGCGTGGTGGAAAGGGTGGACTGTTGCGTACTGGTCATGTGCTCCAGTTTGGTCTGAAGAAGAGCCATTTCCTGTTCACGCTGTTTCAAGGTCTGTTCGATGCGAGCCCGTTCCTGTTCTGCTTGCTGAAGTTGTTCGGGCAGGTTGATGAATTGAGCCGCCTTATTGGCTTCCAGTCCCTGAATGGCGGGTATGGGCATTTCGCCTTTTATTGAACTTTGGACGGTGACTTGTTGCTTGGAAATCCAGCCTGTCTCTTTTTCTGACAGCTGGATCCGGTACCAGTCGCCAAGCTCTCCGGTAGCTGAGAGGGATTGCGCTTTTTCGACGGTGGCCAGCACGGAACTTTCCGCTCCTGCTCCGCTGAGCAAGGAGGCATGGTCCTGCGTCACCATCACGATTTTATTCGTGGCGATGATCGGTTGAGGGGGCAGGATATCCACCACCAGGTCCACTTTTTCATTCAAAAACACATTTTGAGTTTTTTCTTTAATTAATAACCCGAATCCGAGTGCCTGTTTGGGGTAATCGGGCCACACGGTAAAACTAATGCGGGCCTGTTTGGTGTCATTCGGCTCCAATTGACCGAATCGAATGACATGAGGCCGGATGTCCAAATGCTGCCCCTCCTGATTGGTCAATTCCACCCAGGTGTCCATTGCGGGCACCACGCCCACATTTTTGATGGTTAACAACAGGTCAACCGCTTCACCTTTTTGAATTCGCCCGTCACCATTCCCCACCGACTGCCCGGTGCCGTTATCAAGAATTTGGTAATTATAGGCTAAGCGGGGCCGCGGAGGTCCGGAGAGGGTGATGAGGGCCTTGAGGGGGGGCGGCACAAATCCGTTATATTCCTCGAACTGGATGTCTAACGGAATTTCATCAGTGGTCATGTCTTTGGGAATATTCACCTTCAATATTTCCGATTTCGATTGCCCTGCCGGAATCTTTCCAAAATAAAGAGTCCGACCGTCCAGCACAGGGTGAGAGCTACTGGTTTTAGCCAGGAATCGGTACAGCGGACCTTTGCCGGTATTGGAGACACGGAGGTCGACGGTGAGTTCATCGCCGGGGTTCAATTCATGAGGCTGAATCAGGACATCCGCTTCCGCATGCGGAGGAGGGACAGGGGGGGGGCCGACATCGGCATCTCTGGGGATCACTGGTGAAGCTCCGGAGGAGGTTTGCGCCGGAGTGATGGTGGCCGTTTGAAGATGGACGGTCCGGTCGCGGCCTCCAATGGCCATGAGTGCTTCGTTATGGGTCAGAGCCAAGGCCCATACCGGCCCTTTGAAATTGGAAAGAATGCCCAAGGACCGACTGGTTGAGCTATCCCAAAAACGGACGGTTCCATCGCTTCCGGCAGAAATTACGTGTATCCCATTGGCCATAAATCCAACCGCGTTCACGTCCCCGGAATGGCCGAGAAGGACCCCTCGTTCCCGCCCAGTTTGGACTTCCCAGAGTCTGATTGTGCCATCGGCAGATCCACTGGCCAGCAAGGATCCATCTGGAGAAAACGCGACGGAAAGCACCGCTTTGGTATGTCCGGAAAAGACGGTTTGCTGTTGACCGCTTGAGGGATCCCAGATGTGCACATGAGTATCGCTGCTGCCGGTGGCTAAGGTAGATCCCGAAGGTGAAAACGCTACGGCATAGATAATGCCGAACCCGCTTTTCATGGCTTTCAATTCTTTTTTGGCTTTCCAGTTTAATAAACGAAGGCTGCCTCCATCGCCTGTACTGGCCAAAATTTCTCCATCCGGAGAAAAGGCTACCGCTCGAATATTTCCAAAAACCGAAGTGAAAGAGACCGTTTCTTTTCCTGTCTGCACATCCCAGATCCGGGTGGTCTTATCGCTTCCTCCGGAAGCGAGAAAATTCCCTTTCGGGGAGAAGGCTAACGTTCGGACGGGAGCCGTATGTCCTTTCAAGACGGTTTGAAGACGGCCGGTTTCTACGTCCCACAGTCTAATACTTTGATCTCCGCTTCCCGAGGCGATGATTTGACCGGAGGGATCGAAGGCCAGTCCGAATATTTCACCTTGATGTCCATTGAGAGTGCGGGGAGGCGTAGGGGCTCCATAGGAATTAGGCGCCCATCCTTCTCCAAAGATGCCACTAACTACGAGGAGCGAGATCCACAAGAATGCTGAGGAAAGATGGCGAAGAGTTGGGGATACGATAATCATGATCGCATGTTAAAAAAAGCCTGGTGCGCCGTTGTTGCTCGGTCTGTCGGATTTCAGGACTCAAGGGTTCATCTGTTTACACTCGTTTCTTGGGGGAAAACGATAAGGGGCCGGCCTGTCTGCCTGTTCATTCATAGAAGAACCGAATGATTGAGAAACCCTATTGAGAATGCTCCATCTTAATGAATGACTCTTTCGAATCGCTAGGGCTTCAAACGGAAGGGTTTTCGGCCTGATGAATCAGCCTCAACGAATTTGAGGCCTGGGTAGAATTCCTTTTTTGAGCCATAACTGATCCCACATCTATATTGTCGGGTTTACAGGAGGGCAACAACCTCAATGCCCAGGAAATTCTTATGCTCTCAGTCTGAGAGCCGAGCTACCCCTTTTGGGAGACCCGATTCATGGCCTCCTTCTCTCTTTCACCCACAATAGGTTGATGCTCGCATCTAAGCTTTAAAAACAAGTTCCCTGGAAATCCTCACATGGGGGTTTCTTAATTTGTGTTGAATTGGCAGGATAGGCGTTGCATTCACCCTCCAAGAAAAATATTTCAGGGTGGGTAAATGGCGTGTGAGGCATTGAACCATTTGAGGAGAATGAACGACACAGGAACTAAAGGTGATAATTTTTGTAAAGAAAATTAGAATCAGAAGAGGTGAGGTATGTGCCGACAGCCCTCCATGGCATGCCTTGTTTCCATTCTTCCCATCGCGGCTGGGCTTACATCAGCCATTATTGGGATTATTTCGGCGCCACCGGTGTTCACAGCCGTTATTTATTTTCTCACTCCTGCGGAAGATGATATCGAGGTGGGGCTTGGCGTGTATCAGGTTGAGGCAACTGACCCAGTTCACGGCCAATAGAACAAACCATAGGTTGCGGACTCTGATAGCTGGAGTATCGGGTTGATGTTCATCTCTCGGGGCCGGCGGGGTCCTATAGGTAATGCCTTTATTGGAAGCCAAAAGGGTCCGGGTATGAGAGAACCGGGTACAAAAAACACAAAGGAGGTAAGCAATGAGAACCACAACTTTTTCATTGGCTATGATCTTTGCGGTGACTGTTTTGGCAGGTGTGGATAAGGGCCTGGCCCAAACAGACAGCGTACAGGCAACAGACATTGAGCGGGAGGTTGAACAACTGGAATTTGAGCCGGTAGTGGAGTTTGACCGTGATCTTCATTTTTTAACCGCTGAAGGACAGGATAAGGTTTTTCCCGCCGGTGGTTATTATGTGGATGCGGATTCAAATGGGTTGCGATTGAAATCGGCTGACAACGAAGAAGCCGAAGCAATCATTGTCCAGGCGGAGATAACCACGCATGATCGGTCGGTGAAAGCAGCTGAAGTGGTATCGATGAAGGAGGGGGATGACCAGGTCGTCGTGATGGTGCTGTTGCCTGATGGAAAAGCCATGCAGGCGGTAGGATCTGCGAGCGGCATCCAAACGCGGGGGGTGAAGGCTTTTAAACTTGGCCCGGACGCGCTCAAGTATCTTCCCAAAGTCATTGGAATCTTTACCACTCCTAAGCTGGGGGCTCTGACGCCGAACGGAACCCTCTATGTCAAAGGGGAACATTTTGGAACCTCCAAGGGGAAGATCAATCTGCATCTGAGCCATCCAGTTCCGCAGGTTGTGGCCTTGTCCGTGGAGGAATGGAGCGATACCAATCTTAAAGCCAAAATTCCTGGAAATATTTCCGGCGTCATGGATCATCAGGCAAAATTTCAAGTTCTGTCATCAAAAGGGATAGGAGGAATCGCGTGGAAAGTTCCATTTTATGCCGCCCGATCCAGCAAACAGCTCAAGCATGATGATCCGGCAGTGAAGGTGGGCCATTGTTCCACCGGAGGAGATCGAAATTATTGCAACGACCTGAATACGAGTACCGGCGGAAACTGTTTTTCTGTCGCAATCCCTCCGGTCTTTAAAACAGGATCGATTTATGCGCAGCACGTCAATTGCGATTCAGCCGTCGATTGGGATGATGGTACCGATAAATATGAAGTGACCCTCAAAAATGGATGGGTGTTCAAGAAGGTTGAATATACGTTTAAGAAGAGTTCAGGAAGTGAAAAGATTAATCCTCCGGATTATGCAAAACTCAGACGTGATCTTCCTGGAATGTCTTCTTGGAACCCATCTATTAAATGGGAAGTCAGCCCGGGGCCGGATCAATTGGAATATGTCTATTGGCTGACAATCGAGGGCCCCAAAGGTGTCCCGCATTATTGAGAGGAGCTAAGGACTACAGTTGGCGTCCATGATTTGTTTTAAAGAGGTGACTGTGTTGACTTGTAAACCCCGTCAGAGTTTCAAGGAGGGCATTATGCAAGCATTGATAAGATACCTCATCACTGGGCTGTTGCTAACATTCGGGATTCCGGGCATGGGGTTGGCGGACGAGCCGTTGCCCCCAACTGCTTCGGAAACTGGACCTGAGACTGGTCCCGCTAGCTCTGATGACCAAGGGGTTCAATCGCGGGGATTTTTCCCAAAACTGCCGCCTCCTCCCAAAGCACCCAAAATTCGATCTCTCTCTACTGCGGAGAAAAATTTGGCTAAGTCAGTGTTCCAGAACACCATTAATTACGATATGGTGAAAATTACTGATACACTTGGTGCGGGAGCTAGACCCTGGACCACCAACACCCCCCCAATGTACATGATTAACGTTGGCAGCAATTACTCCAGTCTGACTACCAACGACGAACGAAAGCTTCTGCTCATTCATGAACTGACCCACGTCTGGCAAGGTCAACACCTTGTCCCTTTTATGCTCAATTCCGGCGCACACCAAACGCTTAGTGCCATCAATAACGGGGGTGACGTGGCATCTGCGTATTCCTACACCGTGGGTAAGTCCTGGGGGCAATATAACGTCGAACAGCAGGCCAGCATTGTGGAGCACTGGTTCATGCCGGCCAACCTCTGCTTTCAAAATGGTCCATGCGGAGGAGGAATGAAAACGACCGACTCACGTTATCGGTATATCCGGGACAACATCCGGAAAAATAAGACGAACTAAAAGGTAGAGGGTACCCGGCGAGACGCTACGTGATGCTCAACGAGTTCAGGCCAGGAGTTTCGGATTCCGATCACGCGAACAGGGTGTCGCCTTAACCAAACTCAAATGGCTATGAGAATGAGAAGAATTACGGTGCGGTGGAAGCAGACCATTGGTCTATGGATGAACCCCTGCCTATGGGGGCATGATGAAAAGGGGGGTGTCATAACAAGTGGTTTTTTTAAATCTCCCCCATTAACGACACAGGCAATATCAAGGGTTTGCCATGAAATCAAAAACACCCAATCCCCTGTTTTCGAAAGTTGATCTCTCCAGACGGGAATTTATGAAGCGGACCTGTGCTGTCGGACTGGCGGCCGTCAGTGCTCCCCTGTTGATCGGTCGTTGGGCTCAGCCGACAATTGCCGCAGTGTCGATTGAGGATATCAATGCGACGACGGTTCAACCCCCTCAGCAACCAACTTCCCCCGGATCGTTTCAGCCTTCCCTGTTTCAGTCGCCTTTCGCGTATGGATTTAGCCTGGGAGGGGCTCAACCTGTGGAGGTTTTCGGTTTTGAAGGGGGTGAACCGATCGCACGCCCGTCAAAAGGTATGCTGGGGACCGATGGGCGTATCGCCAAACGAATTGAGGCGATGCAATATCGCGATCTCGTGTTTCACTATCTTCCTGTTCCCGGTGCACCGGTCAATGCCTGGTTGACCAACAGCCTGAAGGGAACGAACCAGGCAGTCAGCGGGACAATTATCGTGAAAGAACGGTTGTCCGGTCAGGGAAGTGAGATGCAATTTTCCGGAGGGTTTCTTCGTCAAATCGCCTTTCCCGAGGTCGATGTCGGGTCGGCAGAGCAACCGGCGTCCATGCGAATCACCATGGGGATTCAGCAATCTGAATACCATTCGAATTTCATATCGCCCCAGAAATTTTTCCAGATTCCCTTTACCAGTGCACCGATGAAAGGCTTCTTCGATCTCTCATTCCAAAATATGGGAGTTGTCTCGAATGTCGTTCGGGTGCAGTCGCCTACCTTTTTGGCCAAATTGCTTCAGTCGCCTGACGGGTCCGGTTTCCAAGGAGCTCTTCCTATCGATTATTCGAATTTAAGCTTTCAGCTTCCAGAAAAGCTGGCCGATTCCTTCTATGCGTGGCATTCGGATTTTGTACTGAAAGGCAAGAATGGGGACAAGTTTGAAACACGGGGCATGCTTCGCTGGTTGTCTCCGACAGACAAGAAAACCGTATTGTTTTCCATAGCGCTCGACCAGGTTGGCATTCTGAGTGTGGTTCGACTTCCCATGAAGCCCGGGTATGTTCAGGTGGAAATGTACTGTGAGCGTGTGGTGCCGATGTTCGCTTGAATAGCTGAATCCATGTAGGGCTCTTGCTCTCACCTGTCTTTTGCCCCTGGCCTTCCGAGATTGCCCTGAAAAGGGTTTCCTCTCGATTGCCTGATAGGTTCTTGTTTTCCGTCCATAAGCTATCCCCGCCTATTGAAGTAATGACTGCGATCGCACCCGCAGTGAACAATTCCCGGCATGATTTCCGTTATGAATGGCTCAAAGCTGTCTAACTGTTTTTGGTGCTACGCCCCATTTGTCCTGGTGGTGTTTCCTTCCGCTTCCACCTGTCAGTGAAGCGGACCTGTTAACCCGTCCCATCGATCCTGATCACTTCGTTCCGTCTTATCGTGGTAACGCATCTGCCTGCCTGCCCTCAATGTCCTCCGGTATC from the Nitrospiraceae bacterium genome contains:
- a CDS encoding FecR domain-containing protein; translation: MNDTNASILLNARPRLTRHLISGMCGMVVCLGFLSLSAVQAAEELVGNAVNAVGDFTVFRTDGIQERLEGKGSLALYEGDRVKTGSGSQALMEFTNGIQVALNEDTDLLILSRWEDGKGFTRILRLANGEVWVKTMGGPKPLEIETPVATAAVKETEFDIKVLPDGQTTLTVVEGIVEFGTAFGTCPIKTSTISYGNRGKKCTKPAPVDVAPNVAWVQGIQQ
- a CDS encoding caspase family protein translates to MIIVSPTLRHLSSAFLWISLLVVSGIFGEGWAPNSYGAPTPPRTLNGHQGEIFGLAFDPSGQIIASGSGDQSIRLWDVETGRLQTVLKGHTAPVRTLAFSPKGNFLASGGSDKTTRIWDVQTGKETVSFTSVFGNIRAVAFSPDGEILASTGDGGSLRLLNWKAKKELKAMKSGFGIIYAVAFSPSGSTLATGSSDTHVHIWDPSSGQQQTVFSGHTKAVLSVAFSPDGSLLASGSADGTIRLWEVQTGRERGVLLGHSGDVNAVGFMANGIHVISAGSDGTVRFWDSSTSRSLGILSNFKGPVWALALTHNEALMAIGGRDRTVHLQTATITPAQTSSGASPVIPRDADVGPPPVPPPHAEADVLIQPHELNPGDELTVDLRVSNTGKGPLYRFLAKTSSSHPVLDGRTLYFGKIPAGQSKSEILKVNIPKDMTTDEIPLDIQFEEYNGFVPPPLKALITLSGPPRPRLAYNYQILDNGTGQSVGNGDGRIQKGEAVDLLLTIKNVGVVPAMDTWVELTNQEGQHLDIRPHVIRFGQLEPNDTKQARISFTVWPDYPKQALGFGLLIKEKTQNVFLNEKVDLVVDILPPQPIIATNKIVMVTQDHASLLSGAGAESSVLATVEKAQSLSATGELGDWYRIQLSEKETGWISKQQVTVQSSIKGEMPIPAIQGLEANKAAQFINLPEQLQQAEQERARIEQTLKQREQEMALLQTKLEHMTSTQQSTLSTTQEKLERERTEREQIELALQHREREAQQLRAQLEDSANLKSSELSTMREHLQQEQAQREQAEKALRKFKQEMAQLEAKLNNMNQPQVSPKTPPAIAVATPYDQQILTVDRVHLVGAAASDRGIARIEVRVNNELLARRQGRGVAVVSSTDTPQSTQEFSETIQLREGENIITVIAYDGDQLESSRTLRVTREINRGQIWAVVIGISQYKTVRSLKYADKDASAFRDYLTKNVGVLPDHLTFLINEEATLFNLKRSLGTELKRKAGPKDTVIIYYAGHGAPEPDASSPDGDGLEKYLIPYDADPQDLYTTGLPMREVETIFHRLSAERVIFITDSCYSGATAGRTFSTAARRATLSDGFLTRLSKGKGRVVLTASRAGEVSEERDELGHGVFTYYLLEGLNGKADVDGDSIVTVDEAYSYLSTHVPQATGQNQHPVKKGEVEGQLILGRIQF
- a CDS encoding twin-arginine translocation signal domain-containing protein, translated to MKSKTPNPLFSKVDLSRREFMKRTCAVGLAAVSAPLLIGRWAQPTIAAVSIEDINATTVQPPQQPTSPGSFQPSLFQSPFAYGFSLGGAQPVEVFGFEGGEPIARPSKGMLGTDGRIAKRIEAMQYRDLVFHYLPVPGAPVNAWLTNSLKGTNQAVSGTIIVKERLSGQGSEMQFSGGFLRQIAFPEVDVGSAEQPASMRITMGIQQSEYHSNFISPQKFFQIPFTSAPMKGFFDLSFQNMGVVSNVVRVQSPTFLAKLLQSPDGSGFQGALPIDYSNLSFQLPEKLADSFYAWHSDFVLKGKNGDKFETRGMLRWLSPTDKKTVLFSIALDQVGILSVVRLPMKPGYVQVEMYCERVVPMFA